Below is a genomic region from Microbulbifer sp. ALW1.
AGCGCACTGCGGCACTGAAACAGCATGTGAACTCACTCCGCGCGCATATCACCGGGCTTAACAAAAAAGCCTACGAGCAACTGGAAGGGGTGCGCACCCTCGACTTCGTGTTTATTTTTGTTCCTATTGAGGCGGCCTATATGCTGGCCATGCAGGCGGATCCGGAAATGTTCCGCTTCGCCTATGAGCGCCAGATTGTGCTGGTCAGCCCGACTACCCTGATGGCGACCCTGCGCACCGTGGAAAATATCTGGCGCTACGAGAAGCAGAACAAGAACGCGGAGAAAATTGCCGATGAGGCGGGCAAGCTCCACGACCAGTTCGCGCTGGTGCTGGAATCCCTCGACAACCTGGGCAGCCGTATCCGCCAGGCTGACGAGGCCTACCAGGAAACCTACAAGCGACTGGCCACCGGGCGCGGCAATGCGGTCAAACGCATCGACAGCCTGCGCAAGCTGGGGGCCAAGACCCGCAAGCAAATCGCCGCGGATCTGCGCGAAAGCGCCGAAGACAGCCACAAGCTGCCAGCACCAGAGCGAGACATGGACGCGGTGGAAGAAACTGCCGAAAGCGAAACCTGATCTATGTGGGAAACCTTCAATTTTGCGCTGTCGGTTACCGGCCCCATTTTCCTTACTTTGCTGGTGGGGTACGGGTTGGCGAGAAAAGGTTTGCTGAGTGAGTCCTTTGTGGACGACGCCTCGAAGCTGGTCTTTCTGGTAACGCTGCCGGCGCTGTTGTTTTTCAATATTTTCGGGTCCGATGCCCGTGTCACTGATGAGTGGCCGCTACTGGCGGCAGGGCTGATCGGTACTGTGCTCACCGTGCCACTGGCCTGGTTGACGGCGCGCTCTCTCGAACACGGCGACCGCAGTGCCTTTATCCAGGGAGCTTTCCGCGGCAACCTGGGGATTATCGGCCTGGCATGGGCGGCCAATGCTTACGGCCCTGGTGGGCTGGCACAGGCGGCGCTGCTGATGGCGGTTATCACTATTTTCTACAACGCCGCGGCGGTTGCACTGTTTGCGGTGTACAGCCAGAAAGCCCAGTTCAGCTGGTTAAAACTGGCAAAAGACATTGCCCGCAACCCGCTGATTGTCGCCATCGTACTGGCGCTGGTGGCCAAGGCAGTAGGGCTCAAATTGCCGCAGATGCTGGTGCAGACCGGTGAGTATCTTGCCTCGGTGACCCTGCCACTGGCACTGTTGTGTATCGGTGCCAGCCTGGATCTCAGCATGCTCCGGCGCAGTTCTTTTGGCGCCTTTGCCGCCAGCGGTTTTAAATTGCTGATCGTGCCGCTGGTATTGCTGGGGGTTGGTTGGCTGTTTCAGCTGGATGGGCAGGCGATGGCGATTCTGTTTTTACTCGCCGCTACGCCTACGGCGTCTGCGTCCTTTATCATGGCGCGCGCACTGGGTGGCAATAGCCAGTTGGCGGCGAATATC
It encodes:
- a CDS encoding AEC family transporter, translating into MWETFNFALSVTGPIFLTLLVGYGLARKGLLSESFVDDASKLVFLVTLPALLFFNIFGSDARVTDEWPLLAAGLIGTVLTVPLAWLTARSLEHGDRSAFIQGAFRGNLGIIGLAWAANAYGPGGLAQAALLMAVITIFYNAAAVALFAVYSQKAQFSWLKLAKDIARNPLIVAIVLALVAKAVGLKLPQMLVQTGEYLASVTLPLALLCIGASLDLSMLRRSSFGAFAASGFKLLIVPLVLLGVGWLFQLDGQAMAILFLLAATPTASASFIMARALGGNSQLAANIVALSTLFSIVTASLGLALLKVSFP